A genome region from Hydrogenoanaerobacterium saccharovorans includes the following:
- a CDS encoding sensor histidine kinase, translating to MEKKDRRFRIKSINTRIVLSFSLLIATIIVFILTITSIVFTSRFMEQKNNLMLERMAFITQDIEDNINGYRKLAAAVKRDAVVKLYLENLYEDYSNLEKRLDELAQYTYGVERITLLDANLKILDQYYGMKDFRQQFMQASGMVAIWQTERDELFSIPHNFPSQGSLTDYMENVKISYISIIRDEKFKIKGYIILNTARNYLFSGKQEYAKSLFDNTYIITKSGDVVYRFGDKNKHLEEQAVEFVKTGYFNESIRTNKNQTLFKQAVLTYPEWIVVGVSSDANLKKDLDVIYTTIVLVGLLGLVTVVFISRVISNKITQPIYSLKQAMGRFEQGEMPEKLVPTTQDELGYLVNGFNMMLDDISRFVDAVYHEQEEKKKAEVAALKFQLESLQSQINPHFLYNTLNTVSYLSLKNRTAEIRELIQSLNTLLRSTLSDQSELVSVEKEIYFLQSYVKIQNYRYEDMINLTYDVDENALDCTLPKLILQPIVENSLLHGIYPKGVTGNIHVDICCSDDYIDISVADDGIGIDPDTLKTLNNKSKGFNRIGIKNVDERLKLYYGELSGLHIESTVGEGTTVSFTIPKHSED from the coding sequence ATGGAGAAAAAGGACAGGCGGTTCAGGATAAAAAGTATTAATACACGCATCGTGCTGTCGTTCTCTTTGCTGATTGCAACCATTATTGTGTTTATACTTACGATTACCAGCATCGTATTTACAAGCCGATTTATGGAGCAAAAAAACAACCTGATGCTTGAACGAATGGCTTTTATTACACAGGATATTGAAGACAATATCAACGGCTACCGCAAACTGGCGGCTGCCGTAAAACGTGATGCCGTAGTAAAGTTGTACCTCGAAAACTTGTATGAGGATTACAGCAATTTAGAAAAAAGGCTGGATGAACTTGCACAATATACTTACGGTGTAGAGCGTATTACTCTTTTGGATGCGAACCTCAAAATTTTAGACCAATACTATGGTATGAAAGATTTTCGGCAGCAGTTTATGCAAGCATCGGGGATGGTTGCTATATGGCAGACCGAGCGCGATGAACTTTTTTCGATACCGCACAATTTTCCGTCGCAAGGCAGCTTAACCGATTATATGGAAAATGTAAAAATATCCTACATCAGCATTATTCGAGATGAAAAATTTAAAATCAAAGGCTATATAATATTAAACACAGCCCGGAATTATTTATTTTCGGGCAAGCAGGAATATGCGAAATCGTTGTTTGATAATACTTATATCATCACCAAGTCAGGCGATGTCGTCTATCGTTTTGGCGATAAAAACAAGCATCTTGAAGAGCAAGCCGTAGAATTTGTAAAAACAGGCTATTTTAACGAGAGTATTCGTACGAATAAAAACCAAACACTGTTTAAACAGGCGGTGCTTACCTATCCCGAATGGATTGTGGTAGGGGTATCGTCCGATGCAAACTTAAAAAAAGATTTGGATGTTATTTATACCACCATTGTGTTGGTGGGGTTACTCGGTTTGGTTACCGTTGTATTTATCAGCCGTGTGATATCCAATAAAATCACACAGCCTATCTACAGCCTTAAACAGGCGATGGGCCGTTTTGAGCAGGGTGAAATGCCGGAAAAGCTTGTTCCCACCACGCAGGATGAGTTGGGCTATTTGGTGAATGGCTTTAACATGATGCTCGATGACATCAGCCGTTTTGTGGATGCTGTCTATCACGAGCAGGAAGAAAAGAAAAAAGCAGAGGTTGCTGCGCTGAAGTTCCAGCTGGAATCACTGCAAAGCCAAATTAACCCGCATTTTTTATATAATACACTCAACACCGTGTCTTACCTTTCGCTTAAAAACCGTACCGCAGAAATTCGAGAATTAATTCAATCACTCAACACCTTGCTGCGTTCAACTTTGTCAGACCAGAGCGAGTTGGTTTCAGTTGAAAAAGAAATATACTTTTTACAGTCTTACGTTAAAATACAAAATTACCGCTATGAAGATATGATTAACTTAACCTACGATGTGGATGAAAATGCACTGGACTGCACCTTACCCAAGCTTATTTTGCAGCCGATTGTAGAAAATAGCCTGTTGCATGGCATTTACCCAAAAGGGGTAACCGGCAATATCCATGTGGATATTTGCTGTTCGGATGATTATATTGATATTTCTGTGGCTGATGACGGAATTGGTATCGACCCGGATACTTTAAAAACGTTAAACAATAAATCAAAGGGGTTCAAC